A single Tuberibacillus sp. Marseille-P3662 DNA region contains:
- the csaA gene encoding chaperone CsaA, which translates to MATIDDFSKLDMRVGTIVKAEPFLEARQPAIKLQIDFGDLGEKSSSAQITKRYTPEQLEGRQVIAIVNFPSRRIAGFKSEVLVLGGTPDEADVVLLQPDAQVPNGTPIS; encoded by the coding sequence ATGGCGACCATAGATGATTTTTCAAAACTAGATATGCGCGTGGGTACAATTGTAAAGGCTGAACCATTTCTGGAAGCCCGTCAACCGGCCATCAAATTGCAAATAGATTTTGGGGACCTCGGCGAGAAATCATCCAGCGCTCAAATCACGAAGCGGTATACGCCTGAACAACTAGAGGGGCGACAAGTGATCGCAATCGTCAATTTTCCATCGCGTCGGATCGCGGGTTTTAAATCAGAGGTGCTTGTCCTTGGAGGCACCCCTGATGAAGCAGATGTCGTTCTATTACAACCAGATGCCCAAGTCCCGAATGGCACGCCAATAAGTTAA
- a CDS encoding DUF2087 domain-containing protein, with protein sequence MDDKRFWQATIEELQQGFVYDPIHEAYNCLICNQSYIKGVIYPSGDMLYDAEKAVRHHIEHEHDSMLDYFLGMNKQYTSLTEHQQALIAYFREGLSDRDIAAKLGASPSTIRNHRFKLKEKEKQSRVFLAMMGLLKDEAQDKETLIDIHRGATMVDERFAITEQEKQKVLKTYIDDKTGELIQFPSKEKRKIIVLQYIFKKFDASKTYTEKEINEVIRNFYSDFATIRRYLIEYGFIDRSQDCTQYWVKH encoded by the coding sequence ATGGATGATAAACGGTTTTGGCAAGCAACCATCGAAGAACTACAGCAAGGATTTGTTTATGACCCCATCCATGAAGCATATAACTGCTTAATCTGTAATCAGTCTTATATTAAAGGTGTCATCTATCCCAGTGGAGATATGTTGTACGATGCAGAGAAGGCAGTCAGACATCACATTGAGCATGAGCATGATTCCATGCTTGACTATTTTTTAGGGATGAATAAACAATACACAAGTTTAACCGAACACCAACAAGCCCTCATTGCTTATTTTCGGGAGGGTTTGAGTGATCGTGATATTGCAGCAAAACTTGGAGCCAGCCCATCGACCATTCGTAACCACCGTTTTAAGTTAAAAGAAAAAGAAAAACAATCACGTGTGTTTTTAGCAATGATGGGTTTACTGAAAGATGAGGCGCAAGACAAAGAAACTTTAATTGATATCCACAGGGGGGCAACAATGGTTGATGAACGATTTGCCATTACTGAACAAGAAAAACAAAAAGTCTTAAAGACGTATATTGACGATAAAACTGGCGAACTAATACAGTTCCCGAGCAAGGAAAAACGTAAAATCATTGTTTTACAGTACATTTTCAAAAAGTTTGATGCATCTAAGACTTACACTGAAAAGGAAATTAATGAAGTCATTCGGAATTTCTATAGTGACTTTGCTACGATTCGAAGATACTTGATTGAATACGGTTTTATTGATCGCAGTCAAGACTGTACTCAATACTGGGTCAAACACTAG
- a CDS encoding cysteine hydrolase family protein, whose amino-acid sequence MDVSKTALVLIDLQKESDFGIEGASQAINHSKYLIQTCRDIGIPIIYTRQLNRSNQIGLSNGEPIKDDGTPVYYSTDTTNVEIFDEIAPEGHDIVIDKYRWSGFFQTPLDSTLKSMGIKHVIMGGFVTDGCLMTSVFDAYFRDYQVNLVKDICATSNEGAHMASIMIMANWIYDMTIYQSSELIKKLRGEDYRVWESPGPDSLQFTPENMRDVFHTTD is encoded by the coding sequence ATGGATGTTTCAAAAACCGCCCTTGTCCTGATTGATTTACAAAAGGAAAGTGATTTTGGTATAGAGGGGGCCAGCCAAGCTATTAATCATTCAAAATATCTGATTCAAACATGCCGGGATATCGGTATACCGATCATTTATACACGCCAACTCAACCGATCTAACCAGATAGGTTTATCCAATGGCGAGCCAATTAAAGATGACGGCACGCCCGTTTATTATTCGACGGATACAACGAATGTTGAGATATTTGATGAAATTGCTCCAGAGGGTCATGATATTGTGATTGACAAATACCGTTGGAGTGGTTTCTTTCAAACCCCTCTAGACTCGACATTAAAAAGTATGGGGATCAAGCATGTCATTATGGGAGGATTCGTTACAGACGGGTGTTTGATGACCTCTGTCTTTGACGCTTATTTCCGTGACTATCAAGTGAATCTCGTCAAAGATATTTGTGCGACATCCAATGAAGGGGCACACATGGCCTCCATCATGATTATGGCCAATTGGATTTATGACATGACGATTTATCAGTCTTCTGAACTTATCAAAAAACTGAGAGGTGAGGATTATCGGGTATGGGAATCGCCAGGACCTGATTCATTACAATTCACACCTGAAAATATGCGCGACGTTTTTCATACCACTGATTGA
- a CDS encoding zinc-dependent alcohol dehydrogenase, whose product MKAVTYQGKRDIQVKKVANPDIQDNEDIIVRISSTAICGSDLHLYLGNFPLPKGYIIGHEPMGIVEEVGPDVKRVKKGDRVVIPFNVACGSCFYCNHGMESQCDHSNPHYDSGGYFGYSEKYGDFPGGQAEYLRVPYGNFTPFVVPQDSGMEDDDLLFLSDVLPTAYWSVDHAGVKEGDTVVVLGCGPIGLMAQKFAWTKGAERVIAVDHYEYRLQKAKAMNNVEAFNFDQYMDMGEHIKEITKGGADQVIDCVGMDGKKSPLETVEQNLKLQGGTLGAIQIATKAVRKFGTVHLTGVYGSLYNFFPLGPFFARNVTLKMGQAPVVHYMPKIYNMIKNNEFDPKGIVTHKLSLDEASHGYDIFNKRQEDSVKVVLQP is encoded by the coding sequence ATGAAAGCCGTCACGTATCAAGGGAAAAGAGACATTCAAGTTAAGAAGGTTGCCAATCCCGATATTCAGGATAATGAAGATATCATTGTTCGTATTTCGAGTACTGCGATTTGTGGATCGGATCTGCATCTCTATTTAGGGAATTTTCCGCTGCCGAAGGGTTATATTATCGGCCACGAACCCATGGGCATCGTTGAAGAGGTAGGACCAGATGTTAAAAGAGTGAAGAAGGGAGACCGCGTTGTCATTCCATTCAATGTTGCATGCGGTTCTTGTTTTTACTGTAACCATGGGATGGAAAGCCAGTGTGATCATAGTAATCCGCATTATGATTCTGGTGGTTATTTCGGATATTCAGAAAAATATGGTGACTTTCCGGGCGGACAGGCCGAATATCTCCGCGTTCCATACGGCAATTTCACACCATTTGTGGTGCCGCAGGACAGTGGTATGGAAGATGACGACTTGCTGTTTCTTTCGGATGTGCTACCGACCGCCTATTGGAGTGTTGACCATGCAGGGGTCAAAGAAGGGGATACCGTTGTCGTTCTCGGTTGCGGCCCAATTGGGTTAATGGCCCAGAAGTTCGCTTGGACGAAGGGCGCGGAACGGGTCATCGCTGTTGATCATTATGAATACCGGTTGCAAAAAGCCAAAGCTATGAATAACGTCGAAGCGTTCAATTTTGATCAGTATATGGACATGGGTGAGCATATTAAGGAAATCACTAAAGGCGGCGCCGACCAAGTGATTGACTGCGTCGGTATGGATGGTAAAAAATCACCGCTGGAAACCGTTGAACAAAACTTGAAACTTCAAGGAGGTACACTTGGTGCGATCCAAATCGCAACCAAAGCCGTGCGCAAGTTTGGCACTGTGCACCTAACGGGTGTGTATGGCAGTCTGTATAACTTTTTCCCATTAGGACCATTTTTCGCAAGAAACGTGACACTTAAGATGGGGCAGGCCCCAGTCGTCCACTATATGCCCAAAATATATAATATGATTAAAAACAATGAATTTGATCCGAAGGGCATCGTGACGCACAAGTTGTCGTTAGATGAGGCCAGTCACGGATACGATATTTTTAATAAGAGACAAGAGGACAGTGTCAAAGTCGTGCTACAACCATAG
- a CDS encoding ABC transporter permease: MLWNLLRSEGIKLRKSKIGLLAFISPALATLIGFTSHMDMANNAWLNPMSMMIQLHAVLFLPLLTGVLSAFVCRYEHQNGGWKQLVALPAPRWKIYLSKGVIVASILVITQFLFLLGWLDIGWTQGYTDPFPIDMALKSILGGWLACLPLAALQLWVSTAWASFAAPLALNVILTLPNMLIANSEDFGPWYPWAQPFLTMMPQTEGTYGAFYVPVETLVVTIGGSFLVFLIGGLVYFRRKTI, encoded by the coding sequence ATGCTATGGAATTTACTGCGATCTGAAGGTATAAAATTAAGGAAATCGAAAATAGGATTACTTGCGTTTATTAGTCCAGCTTTGGCAACACTTATAGGTTTTACGAGTCATATGGATATGGCTAACAATGCTTGGCTCAATCCGATGTCTATGATGATTCAACTTCACGCTGTTCTATTTCTACCATTATTAACTGGGGTTTTATCGGCGTTCGTCTGTCGGTACGAACATCAGAACGGTGGATGGAAGCAATTAGTGGCTCTACCCGCCCCTAGATGGAAAATTTATCTTTCAAAAGGGGTAATTGTTGCGTCAATACTGGTAATCACGCAGTTCCTATTTTTGCTTGGCTGGTTAGACATCGGGTGGACTCAAGGGTATACGGATCCCTTTCCTATAGATATGGCGCTGAAAAGTATCCTTGGCGGTTGGTTAGCCTGTCTGCCGTTGGCTGCGTTACAACTATGGGTATCGACAGCATGGGCGAGTTTTGCGGCCCCCTTAGCTTTAAATGTTATCTTGACCTTGCCAAATATGTTGATTGCAAACTCTGAAGATTTCGGTCCCTGGTATCCGTGGGCGCAGCCGTTCTTAACGATGATGCCGCAAACGGAAGGGACCTATGGTGCTTTTTATGTCCCTGTTGAAACACTGGTCGTCACTATTGGCGGGAGCTTTTTAGTGTTCTTAATTGGGGGACTGGTTTATTTTCGTAGAAAAACGATTTGA